Proteins encoded within one genomic window of bacterium:
- a CDS encoding CBS domain-containing protein, with translation IIGILTDGDLKRLLTKSQDIFSLKVDEVMNKNPKTVGQGQLAVKAAKMMEDFRVTSLLVADKENRPVGIIHLHDIMQAGVL, from the coding sequence ATCATAGGCATCCTGACCGACGGCGACCTGAAACGGCTGCTGACCAAGTCCCAGGACATCTTCTCGCTTAAAGTGGACGAAGTGATGAACAAGAACCCCAAGACGGTGGGCCAGGGCCAGCTGGCGGTGAAGGCCGCCAAGATGATGGAGGACTTCCGGGTTACCTCGCTCTTGGTGGCTGACAAGGAAAACCGGCCGGTGGGGATCATCCATCTGCACGACATCATGCAGGCGGGGGTGCTTTAA